A portion of the Malassezia japonica chromosome 3, complete sequence genome contains these proteins:
- the CSH3 gene encoding Protein csh3 (TransMembrane:3 (o40-62i74-93o138-159i); EggNog:ENOG503P2BZ; COG:S), producing the protein MGFRTGVLFVTSTFDFPILFQGRATERAIDRAEEFYLSMFASPLTITAFFHAVLGLGMIGIVTKLHRWTENDRYFGMGSVVLYLGSLLMYLSVTLPNLRALAHPKDEYYVARGVYEASKARQDGNTTMALTQTERISLVQVISATNVIIAALLFGVLLLQGGEWYAIRQDRKLEEKVRLEQIAKLEAQRNEKKRS; encoded by the exons ATGGGATTCCGCACGG GCGTGTTGTTCGTCACCTCGACGTTTGACTTCCCGATCCTGTTCCAGGGTCGCGCGACGGAGCGCGCGATTGACCGCGCGGAGGAGTTCTACCTGTCCATGTTTGCGTCGCCCCTGACCATCACGGCGTTCTTCCACGCGGTGCTTGGTCTTGGCATGATTGGTATTGTCACGAAGCTGCACCGCTGGACGGAGAACGACCGCTACTTTGGCATGGGCAGCGTTG TGCTCTATCTCGGTTCGCTGCTCATGTATCTCTCGGTGACGCTGCCCAACTtgcgcgcgcttgcgcacccCAAGGACGAGTActacgtcgcgcgcggtgTGTACGAGGCCAGCAAGGCACGCCAGGACGGCAACACGACCATGGCCCTCACGCAGACCGAGCGCATTTCGCTCGTGCAGGTCATCTCGGCGACCAACGTGAtcatcgccgcgctcctctttGGTGTGCTACTCCTGCAGGGCGGTGAGTGGTACGCCATCCGCCAGGaccgcaagctcgaggaAAAGGTGCGCCTGGAGCAAATTgccaagctcgaggcgcagcgcaacgaGAAGAAGCGGAGCTAG